The genomic DNA GTATACAGGCCACCTAAGCTCACCTAGCTACCAGGGCGGGTATCACAAAGATTGCCAGCATCAAGTTCATGAACACGACCAGAGTTATGAACGTGTAGAGCCAGTTCCTCTCATGGGCGAACTGCGCTATCCCTATGGCGACCCTCAGTACCGGTGTGGCCATAAGTACTATCAGGCCCAGGAGTGTGAAGGTGAGCCCGTTGAGGTTGGCTAGGTTGGAGGCGTTAACGTAGCTGACGGGGAGCATTGACGTGTTGACGGGCGAGCGGGCCGCTATGAGCTCCCCTAGTTTAAAGGTGCCGGCACCATGGCTGTAGAAGATAAGCGCAAGCCCAAAGACTATCAGCGCCGCGGAGATCAGGACCCCCACCCTGAGCGACCACCCAATTATGTCCTCGAACTCCACCCTCCTGGGCAAGGCTCTCACCTCAGTGTATTACCCCTAATCCTCTCAGCACCATCTCGATGCCCAGGAACGCCAGTATGGCCGTAAATATGTACCTGATGGACCTGTTGGTTATCCTCGGCAGTATCTTCGACGCTATCATCGACCCGGCCAGGACGCCGAGTGCCGTGAACCCCGCCAGCACGGGCTGAATGAGCCCGAAGGTCCAGTAAATGGCGCTTCCCGTGGCCGCAGTGACGCCTATCATGAAGTTGCTCGTGGTGGTGCTAACCTTCATGGGCAGGTTCATGGCCCAGTCCATGCCGAGGACCTTGAGGGCCCCGCTGCCTATACCGAGGAGGCCTGATATGAAGCCGGCGCCGAACATTATTGACTCCCCAAGCCACCACCTGACGCCGTAGTACCTGACGACCTGGCCCAGGGCCTCGTCATAGTACTCGCCGTGAAGCTGGAAGACTCTCGTGGTCCAGTCAGGCTTCATGGGCTTTGGGAGCTCGAACTTTGACCTCTCGAGCTGAATGTACACCTGCGAGAGCAGGACCAGGCCGAAGACTATGTATATTATGTATTCAAGGCGATGGGCGTAGACCCAGGCTGCCGTGAGGGACCCTATTATGGAGCCTGTCGTGGTCGCTATCTCGAGCCCCATGCCTATCCTCACGTTGGTTATCCTGTCCCTAACGTAGGCGCTCGCGGAGCCGCTGGAGGTGGCAATAGTCGATATGAGCGAGGCGCCGGTGGCGTAGGCTATCGGGATCCCCAGGAAGAGCGTGTATATGGGGACCAGGAACGTCCCGCCCCCGAGGCCTACTAGGGCTCCCAGGAACCCTGATATAACGCTGGCCGCGACCACAAGGCTGAAGAACTCTGCTATTGGCAGGTGCAGCATTTTAGCCCCTCAGAGCTCTCTCCTCATATTTAGTTTAAAAGCTTGTTCCAAAAACAATAGATTTTATAATTATTAAACTAAAGAGGCAAGTAATGCTGTTGGGTAGCGCCACTTAAATAACAGACTCCTCCTCAACGTGGGCAGGACTCCTGGGGGCTAGCTGTGAGCGAATACGAGAGCTATGAGAGCTTCGCGGCGAAGGCCGTGGCCATCAGAATAGCCGGCGACATAGTGCTCAGCGACTCGCCAGGGGCTGCCATGAGGAAGTGGAGGGAGTACTTTGAGGTGAGCCAGCAGGAGGCCGCGAGGTCCATGGGCGTGTCCCCAAGCGTCCTCAGCGACTACGAGAAGGGCAGGAGGACCCCTGGGGCAGGCTTCGTTAGGAGGTTCGTCAGGGCGCTGCTCAAGATAGACGCTGAGAGGGGCTCAAGAAAGGTTGAGAACCTGAGCAGGGCCCTGGGCATACCCATGACGGCCGTAATTGACATGCAGGAGTTCAAGGAGCCTATGACGCTTGAGGACCTCATACTCGCCGTGGACGGCATACTGCTCTACCCTGACTACCCCAAGGGGGTCGTGGCGTATGGCTACACGGTGATTGACAGCATAAAGGCCATACTCGAGCTCTCAAGCATGCAGTTCTACGCCCTCCTCGGCTCAGTGCCCGAGAGGGCCGTGGTCTTTACCAGGGTGACGGCCGGGAGGAGCCCCATGGTGGCGGTCAGGGTGTCCCTCGTCAAGCCGAGCGTAATAGTGCTCCACGGCCCGAGGACCCGTGTTGACTTCCTGTCAATAGAGCTGGCGAGGCTCGACAGGGTCCCCCTGGTCCTCAGCACCCTGCCGAGCGTTGACGAGCTGGTGGCCAGGCTCAGGTCAAGGACGAGCTCAAGGTGACCCCCTGAGCCTAAGTATGGCCTCAGCTATATCGCCCTTGGCCTCCTCAAGCGCTCTCCTGGCGGTCTCCAGGTCAACCCCCGCCTGCTCGGCGACGAGCCTTACGTCGTCATCGCTTATCGTCACTTTCGCCTCCTCCTTGACCTCCCTCTTGACCTCCCTCGGCTCACCCACGACGTATATCATTGTTGGCTGGCCCTTCGCCCTTATTATCATAACCTGAGGGGACCCCACCTCTAGCGTCTTCCCGTCGGAGGTCTCTATTGAGACCTTTACGGCGTTAAGCTCCTCCGCCTCTATGCCCATCCTCTTGAGGGCCCTTCTCAGCTCCCTTGGGTTCAGTCCCATCAAGGGGCCTCCCTCATGTACTTTACCGTTACGTTTTTAGTTATATAACCTGTTGACTCGCTTCAACCGGTGAAGGCAGAGGAGGAGAACAGGTAGTTGAGCGTAAAGGGTGAGAGCAAGGACGTCAGGGTAAGGGTACTTGGCAGCGGCAGGGAGGTAGGAAGGGCTGCCATAGCAATTGAGCACAGGGAAAGGCTCGTGCTCCTCGACTACGGCTTTAACTTCGACGAGAACGATCAGCCAATATACCCCCTTCACGTCAGGCCGAAGGACGTGGAGGCATTAGTGCTGACCCACAGCCACCTGGATCACATAGGGGCCGCGCCCAGCCTTTACATCTCTGTGAAGCCAAGGCTGCTGGGCACCTCGCTGACTTTCGACGTGTCGAGGGTGCTGCTCTATGACATGATAAAGCTCAACGGGCCTAACCTGATATTCGACACGAGGACCGTTGACGAAATGCTCGCGGTGGCCGAGAGCGTCGACTATGAGAGGCCTGTTGAGGCGGGGGACTTCACGCTGACCCTCGCCAACAGCGGCCACATACCGGGCTCGGCCTCGGTGCTGGTCGACGTAGGGGACCACAAGATACTGTACACCAGCGACATGAACACCATCGAGACCAAGCTGACCCCGTCACACAGGCTCGCCGGCGTCAAGGCCGACACAGTTATAATAGAGTCGACGTACTCGAACGTGACCCACCCCGACAGGTCGTTAACTGAGAAGGAGTTCGTCGAGGCGGCCCAGGACGTCGTTAAGAGGGGCGGGAAGGTCCTGGTGCCCGCCTTCAGCGTCGCGAGGGGCCAGGAGATAATGAGCGTGCTTGAGGAGAGGCAGTTCAGCTGGCCTGTGTGGGTTGACGGCATGATAAGGAACGTGCTTGACCTTTACTTAGCTCACAGCAGCTTCCTGAGGGACCCCAGGCTCCTGGCGAGGGCCGCCGAGAACCAGAAGGTCGTCAAGGGGTGGAGCGAGAGGAAGCGGGCCCTGAAGGAGCCTGGTGTGATAATAGCGAGCGCGGGAATGTTAAAGGGAGGGCCAAGCCTCTACTACTACGCCAGGATGGTAGGCAATGAGAGGGACGCGGTCTTCCTCGTAAGCTACCAGGCCCCCAACACCCCGGGCAGGCTTGCCCTTGAGGAGGGAGTCTTCTTCGACGGCGAGAGGAAGGCGCCCGTTAAGGCGAGGCTCCAGCTCTTCGACTTCTCAAGTCACACCGACTGGAAGGGCGTTATCCAGACGCTGAGGCAGGTGTCAGGGCTTCAGAGGGTCGTCCTGGTTCACGGCGAGCCTGACGGACAGGTCCTCCTGGCCAACAGGATAAGGGAGGAGCTGGGCGTGGACGTGATCGTGCCCCAGAACGGCGACGTGATAGAGCTGGGCTGAGCTCAACGGCCCCTCAGGGCCCAACACCTATAATAGGCCTGGCGTCCTCACAGGTCCTGATGATGTGTTTGCCGAGTGCTGAGCTCACGCGATGAAGAGAGGGGACACTCTCTGACGCTTAAATGAACTCCCTGTTCCTCCTGAGCACCTCCCTCACGAACTCCAGGAACCCTGAGCCCCCGGGCCTTGTCGCGACGAACTTGACGCTGGCCCTCACCACGTCAGCCGCGTCCGAGGGACAGCCTGAGAAGGCCGCGAGCCTCAGCATGTCAAGGTCGTTCTCGCCG from uncultured Acidilobus sp. JCHS includes the following:
- a CDS encoding putative membrane protein, translated to MPRRVEFEDIIGWSLRVGVLISAALIVFGLALIFYSHGAGTFKLGELIAARSPVNTSMLPVSYVNASNLANLNGLTFTLLGLIVLMATPVLRVAIGIAQFAHERNWLYTFITLVVFMNLMLAIFVIPALVAR
- a CDS encoding putative transcriptional regulator, whose translation is MSEYESYESFAAKAVAIRIAGDIVLSDSPGAAMRKWREYFEVSQQEAARSMGVSPSVLSDYEKGRRTPGAGFVRRFVRALLKIDAERGSRKVENLSRALGIPMTAVIDMQEFKEPMTLEDLILAVDGILLYPDYPKGVVAYGYTVIDSIKAILELSSMQFYALLGSVPERAVVFTRVTAGRSPMVAVRVSLVKPSVIVLHGPRTRVDFLSIELARLDRVPLVLSTLPSVDELVARLRSRTSSR
- a CDS encoding putative permease, producing the protein MLHLPIAEFFSLVVAASVISGFLGALVGLGGGTFLVPIYTLFLGIPIAYATGASLISTIATSSGSASAYVRDRITNVRIGMGLEIATTTGSIIGSLTAAWVYAHRLEYIIYIVFGLVLLSQVYIQLERSKFELPKPMKPDWTTRVFQLHGEYYDEALGQVVRYYGVRWWLGESIMFGAGFISGLLGIGSGALKVLGMDWAMNLPMKVSTTTSNFMIGVTAATGSAIYWTFGLIQPVLAGFTALGVLAGSMIASKILPRITNRSIRYIFTAILAFLGIEMVLRGLGVIH
- a CDS encoding alpha-NAC-related protein; translation: MMGLNPRELRRALKRMGIEAEELNAVKVSIETSDGKTLEVGSPQVMIIRAKGQPTMIYVVGEPREVKREVKEEAKVTISDDDVRLVAEQAGVDLETARRALEEAKGDIAEAILRLRGSP
- a CDS encoding putative exonuclease of the beta-lactamase fold involved in RNA processing, producing the protein MSVKGESKDVRVRVLGSGREVGRAAIAIEHRERLVLLDYGFNFDENDQPIYPLHVRPKDVEALVLTHSHLDHIGAAPSLYISVKPRLLGTSLTFDVSRVLLYDMIKLNGPNLIFDTRTVDEMLAVAESVDYERPVEAGDFTLTLANSGHIPGSASVLVDVGDHKILYTSDMNTIETKLTPSHRLAGVKADTVIIESTYSNVTHPDRSLTEKEFVEAAQDVVKRGGKVLVPAFSVARGQEIMSVLEERQFSWPVWVDGMIRNVLDLYLAHSSFLRDPRLLARAAENQKVVKGWSERKRALKEPGVIIASAGMLKGGPSLYYYARMVGNERDAVFLVSYQAPNTPGRLALEEGVFFDGERKAPVKARLQLFDFSSHTDWKGVIQTLRQVSGLQRVVLVHGEPDGQVLLANRIREELGVDVIVPQNGDVIELG